In one window of Corallococcus macrosporus DNA:
- a CDS encoding DNA-directed RNA polymerase subunit alpha, whose amino-acid sequence MADTFVAKNWRDLIKPRRMEVDQDSLSPTYGKFVAEPLERGFGTTLGNSLRRVLLSSLQGAAITSVKIEGVDHEFTTIPEVAEDVTDVVLNLKEVLLRMHTNETKTLRIEVEGPKEVKAGDLIADQDVEILNPGHHICTVSEGGKVRMELTCRRGRGYVPASTNKVPGAPIGTIPIDSLFSPIRKVNYQVTNARVGQVTDYDKLSLEVWTDGSVVPQDAVAYAAKIIKEQLTVFVNFDETEEPVVAEAPKEEAKLNENLFRSVDELELSVRSANCLQQANIKSIGDLVQRTEAEMLKTKNFGRKSLKEIKEILAEMGLSLGMKLENWPPKNAPAPAAPKA is encoded by the coding sequence ATGGCCGATACGTTTGTTGCGAAGAACTGGCGCGACCTCATCAAGCCGCGCCGCATGGAAGTGGACCAGGACTCGCTGAGCCCCACGTACGGCAAGTTCGTGGCGGAGCCGCTGGAGCGCGGCTTCGGGACGACGCTGGGCAACTCGCTGCGGCGGGTGCTGCTGTCGTCGCTGCAGGGCGCGGCCATCACCTCCGTGAAGATTGAGGGCGTGGACCACGAGTTCACGACCATCCCCGAGGTGGCCGAGGACGTCACGGACGTCGTGTTGAACCTGAAGGAGGTCCTCCTCCGGATGCACACGAACGAGACGAAGACGCTGCGCATCGAGGTGGAAGGCCCCAAGGAAGTGAAGGCGGGCGACCTCATCGCGGACCAGGACGTGGAGATCCTCAACCCGGGTCACCACATCTGCACCGTCTCCGAGGGTGGCAAGGTGCGCATGGAGCTGACGTGCCGCCGGGGCCGGGGCTACGTGCCGGCGTCCACCAACAAGGTGCCGGGCGCGCCCATCGGGACCATCCCCATCGACTCGCTCTTCTCGCCCATCCGCAAGGTGAACTACCAGGTCACCAACGCGCGCGTCGGTCAGGTCACGGACTACGACAAGCTGTCGCTCGAGGTCTGGACGGACGGCTCCGTGGTGCCCCAGGACGCGGTGGCGTACGCGGCGAAGATCATCAAGGAGCAGCTCACGGTGTTCGTGAACTTCGACGAGACCGAGGAGCCGGTCGTCGCCGAGGCGCCGAAGGAAGAGGCCAAGCTCAACGAGAACCTGTTCCGCTCGGTGGACGAGCTGGAGCTGTCGGTGCGTTCGGCCAACTGCCTGCAGCAGGCGAACATCAAGTCCATCGGTGACTTGGTCCAGCGCACCGAGGCGGAGATGCTCAAGACGAAGAACTTCGGCCGCAAGTCCCTGAAGGAGATCAAGGAGATCCTCGCGGAGATGGGCCTGTCGCTGGGCATGAAGCTGGAGAACTGGCCGCCGAAGAACGCGCCGGCTCCCGCGGCCCCCAAGGCCTGA
- the rplQ gene encoding 50S ribosomal protein L17: MRHKVGQRKLHRTTSHRLAMLNNMVTSLLEHGAIRTTVPKAKEVRPLAERIITLAKRGGLSNVRLAARTVKDRTVLQKVFSEYKERYASRPGGYTRIVRLGFRRGDAAEMALIELVDRPAKAPAAAETTEAPAEAKTEG, translated from the coding sequence ATGCGCCACAAGGTCGGACAAAGGAAGCTGCACCGCACCACGAGCCACCGTCTCGCGATGCTGAACAACATGGTCACGTCGCTGCTGGAGCACGGGGCCATCCGCACCACCGTTCCCAAGGCGAAGGAAGTCCGTCCGCTGGCCGAGCGCATCATCACGCTCGCCAAGCGCGGTGGCCTGTCCAACGTGCGTCTGGCTGCCCGCACCGTGAAGGACCGCACGGTCCTCCAGAAGGTGTTCAGCGAGTACAAGGAGCGTTACGCCTCCCGTCCGGGTGGCTACACCCGCATCGTGCGCCTGGGCTTCCGCCGGGGCGACGCCGCGGAGATGGCCCTCATCGAGCTGGTGGACCGTCCCGCGAAGGCTCCGGCCGCCGCCGAGACGACCGAGGCTCCCGCCGAGGCGAAGACCGAGGGTTGA
- a CDS encoding tetratricopeptide repeat protein, with the protein MLRWPAALLGLGLLVTGCGHGQAQGPALSPQAQARAYLDGNQPEEALKLLRELHARTPDDVDVARALTEAQVKAGRADAWAEELRQAIAKNERAVDQYMLGLTLFSRARDAGAPTVAAFERAIALSPTTAEFHYRLGVARLESEQYAAALGPLRKAVELAPERAGWKLPLAKALARTGDAPGAVEALGTVVRGKPTPSEVATARALMNQLADPFQGFPKAAEGKLEEGMRYLHELDAPQHALIAFEEILHDYPDLAVVHALLGLAYQRLDDAGRAVDEFKQAIERAPQDGKNQLYLGELYLSRQRTDAARAAFERAVALNPLLELAWFRLGDLRLESRDLATAKEAFQVAVTLTPDSAPARGKLSLVYQLEGDFAAAQRELKYVADKDPENTEFALRLGLLYTEEAQKARRPEERQKAASEAERWLGKVLETQPDNAVASKALQVLKGQ; encoded by the coding sequence GCGCGTACCTGGACGGAAACCAGCCGGAGGAGGCGTTGAAGCTCCTGCGCGAGCTGCACGCGCGCACGCCGGACGACGTGGACGTGGCCCGCGCCCTCACCGAGGCCCAGGTGAAGGCAGGCCGCGCGGACGCCTGGGCGGAGGAGCTGCGCCAGGCCATCGCGAAGAACGAGCGCGCAGTGGACCAGTACATGCTGGGCCTCACGCTCTTCTCCCGGGCCCGGGACGCGGGCGCCCCCACCGTGGCCGCCTTCGAGCGCGCCATCGCGCTGTCCCCCACCACCGCGGAGTTCCACTACCGCCTGGGCGTCGCGCGCCTGGAGTCGGAGCAGTACGCCGCCGCGCTGGGCCCGCTGCGCAAGGCCGTGGAGCTGGCCCCGGAGCGCGCGGGCTGGAAGCTGCCCCTGGCCAAGGCCCTGGCACGCACGGGCGACGCGCCGGGCGCCGTGGAGGCCCTGGGCACCGTCGTGAGGGGCAAGCCCACGCCCTCGGAGGTCGCCACCGCGCGGGCGCTGATGAACCAGTTGGCGGATCCGTTCCAGGGCTTCCCCAAGGCGGCGGAGGGGAAGCTCGAGGAGGGCATGCGCTACCTGCACGAGCTGGACGCGCCCCAGCACGCCCTCATCGCCTTCGAGGAAATCCTCCACGACTACCCGGACCTGGCCGTGGTGCACGCCCTCCTGGGGCTGGCCTACCAGCGGCTGGATGACGCCGGCCGCGCCGTGGACGAGTTCAAGCAGGCCATCGAGCGCGCTCCCCAGGACGGCAAGAACCAGCTCTACCTGGGGGAGCTGTACCTGTCGCGCCAGCGCACGGACGCCGCGCGCGCCGCCTTCGAGCGGGCCGTGGCGCTCAACCCGCTGCTGGAGCTGGCCTGGTTCCGCCTGGGCGACCTGCGCCTGGAGTCCCGCGACCTGGCCACCGCGAAGGAGGCCTTCCAGGTGGCGGTGACGCTGACGCCGGACTCGGCGCCCGCGCGCGGGAAGCTGTCGCTCGTGTACCAGCTGGAGGGGGACTTCGCGGCCGCGCAGCGCGAGCTCAAGTACGTGGCGGACAAGGACCCGGAGAACACCGAGTTCGCCCTGCGCCTGGGCCTGCTCTACACCGAGGAGGCCCAGAAGGCCCGCCGCCCCGAGGAGCGCCAGAAGGCCGCGAGCGAAGCGGAGCGCTGGCTGGGCAAGGTGCTGGAGACCCAGCCCGACAACGCGGTGGCCAGCAAGGCCCTGCAGGTCCTCAAGGGCCAGTAG